The following coding sequences lie in one Arthrobacter sp. SLBN-122 genomic window:
- a CDS encoding DEAD/DEAH box helicase yields MNPHDSLIPLLGRGPEPEQLRHVRTIPAREAIHAPWPDWVHPDIAEAYGSLGIREPYRHQVDAANAAHSGAHVVVATGTASGKSLAYQLPALDAIHRSELRVLADPGKIHDDGAVTLYLSPTKALAADQLNAIRALKLPTVRAETYDGDTDPAARRWIRDHANFILANPDMLHFGILPNHAWWAGFFRRLRYVIVDEAHSYRGVFGSHVANLMRRLRRICAYYGAGTSFPEPVFIAASATASEPDVSFARLIGAPVKAVSQDCSPHGATTVAFWEPALTEVRGENGAKQRRTAVAETSDLLANLVSARIRTIAFIKSRRGAETISAITKRLLDEVDPSLPQRVAAYRSGYLPEERRAVEKSLRSGQLLGVSSTSALELGIDISGLDAVLVAGWPGTRASLFQQIGRAGRAGQDAIAAFVASDDPLDTFLVNHPEAIFDVSVEATVFDPSNPYVLGPHLCAAAAELPLGPAELDLFGGTAEMLLDRLVAQGYLRRRPAGWFWTHSQSAAAMVNLRADGGGPVSIVDAETGSLLGTMDSPQTHYQAHTGAVYVHQGDTYVVEDLNEDDHCVMVRRANPDYYTTARDVTQIEVLDTVRTMQWGDVTVHFGDVKVTTQVVSFQRKALISNEVLGEEPLELGARELFTKAVWFVVDNRSLTGAGLIEAQFPGALHAAEHAAIGLLPLVASSDRWDIGGVSTALHADTGVPTIFVYDGHPGGAGFAERGFDKAMVWLAATRDAIKACECDSGCPSCVQSPKCGNKNNPLDKAAAVTLLDVLLKDASETTLLDVEARS; encoded by the coding sequence GTGAATCCCCATGACTCCCTGATTCCTTTGCTGGGCCGCGGCCCGGAACCGGAACAGCTCCGTCATGTCCGGACCATACCGGCGCGGGAGGCAATCCACGCGCCGTGGCCCGATTGGGTGCACCCGGACATTGCTGAGGCGTACGGGTCGCTGGGCATCCGCGAGCCCTACCGGCACCAGGTGGACGCGGCCAATGCGGCGCACTCCGGGGCGCATGTGGTGGTGGCCACCGGAACCGCGTCCGGGAAGTCGCTGGCGTACCAGTTGCCGGCGCTTGACGCGATCCACCGCTCCGAACTGCGGGTGCTCGCAGACCCGGGAAAGATCCACGACGACGGCGCCGTCACCCTGTACCTGTCCCCCACCAAGGCGCTGGCCGCCGACCAGCTGAACGCCATCCGCGCCCTGAAGCTGCCCACGGTCCGGGCGGAAACCTATGACGGCGATACCGATCCGGCCGCCCGCCGCTGGATCCGGGACCACGCCAACTTCATCCTGGCCAACCCGGACATGCTGCACTTCGGCATCCTGCCCAACCACGCCTGGTGGGCCGGGTTCTTCCGCCGGCTGCGCTACGTCATTGTGGACGAGGCGCACAGCTACCGGGGCGTGTTCGGATCACACGTGGCCAACCTCATGCGGCGGCTCCGCCGGATCTGTGCGTACTACGGGGCGGGAACCTCTTTCCCGGAACCAGTATTCATTGCGGCATCCGCAACCGCCTCCGAGCCCGATGTCTCCTTCGCACGCCTCATTGGTGCCCCGGTGAAGGCGGTATCCCAGGACTGCTCACCCCACGGCGCCACCACTGTGGCGTTTTGGGAACCGGCGCTGACCGAGGTCCGCGGCGAGAACGGGGCTAAACAGCGCCGGACGGCAGTGGCCGAGACCTCGGACCTGCTGGCCAACCTGGTGTCCGCCCGGATCCGTACCATCGCCTTCATCAAGTCCCGCCGGGGTGCCGAAACCATTTCGGCCATCACCAAGCGGCTCCTTGACGAGGTGGATCCCAGCCTGCCGCAGCGGGTGGCCGCCTACCGCTCGGGATACCTGCCGGAGGAACGCCGGGCAGTGGAGAAATCCCTGCGTTCCGGCCAGCTGCTGGGCGTCTCCAGCACGTCCGCCCTGGAGCTGGGGATCGACATCTCCGGCCTCGATGCAGTCCTGGTGGCAGGCTGGCCCGGCACCAGGGCCTCGCTCTTCCAGCAGATTGGCCGGGCCGGCAGGGCAGGCCAGGATGCCATCGCCGCGTTTGTGGCCAGTGACGATCCGCTGGACACCTTCCTGGTGAACCACCCCGAGGCCATTTTCGACGTCTCGGTGGAGGCCACGGTCTTTGACCCGTCCAACCCCTACGTGCTCGGACCACACCTCTGTGCCGCGGCGGCGGAACTCCCCCTGGGACCGGCGGAGCTGGACCTTTTCGGGGGAACCGCCGAGATGCTCCTGGACCGGCTGGTGGCGCAGGGCTACCTGCGGCGGCGGCCTGCCGGCTGGTTCTGGACCCACTCGCAGAGCGCTGCGGCCATGGTTAATCTCCGGGCCGACGGCGGAGGTCCGGTCAGCATCGTCGACGCCGAGACCGGCTCCCTGCTGGGCACGATGGACTCGCCCCAGACCCATTACCAGGCACATACAGGCGCTGTGTACGTCCACCAGGGTGACACGTATGTGGTGGAGGACCTGAACGAGGACGACCACTGCGTCATGGTGCGGCGGGCAAACCCCGACTACTACACCACGGCAAGAGACGTGACCCAGATCGAGGTCCTGGACACCGTGCGGACCATGCAGTGGGGTGATGTGACCGTCCACTTCGGTGACGTGAAGGTGACCACGCAGGTTGTCTCCTTCCAGCGGAAGGCCTTGATTTCCAATGAGGTTTTGGGCGAGGAGCCGCTTGAGCTGGGTGCCCGCGAACTTTTCACCAAGGCAGTGTGGTTCGTGGTGGACAACCGTTCCCTCACGGGGGCCGGCCTCATCGAAGCCCAGTTCCCCGGTGCACTGCATGCCGCGGAGCACGCGGCGATCGGGCTCCTCCCCCTCGTCGCCTCCAGCGACCGCTGGGACATCGGCGGGGTCTCCACGGCGCTGCACGCGGACACCGGGGTGCCCACCATCTTTGTGTATGACGGGCACCCCGGCGGGGCCGGCTTTGCTGAACGGGGTTTCGACAAGGCCATGGTGTGGCTGGCAGCAACCAGGGACGCCATCAAGGCCTGCGAGTGCGACTCCGGCTGCCCGTCCTGCGTGCAGTCCCCCAAGTGCGGAAACAAGAACAACCCGCTGGACAAGGCCGCCGCGGTGACCCTGCTGGACGTCCTGCTCAAGGACGCCTCCGAGACCACCCTTTTGGATGTGGAGGCCAGGAGCTGA
- a CDS encoding GNAT family N-acetyltransferase, whose protein sequence is MSPETLVEDITGLLEVWVAGWAGCRGYQTTTEGRFPAALRTDTSGEWEVFASEPTEDEFAALAARTAASPAKVLTVLTNDPSRYAAMAGRHGLNVTSDSQTMMIVDMETQDTEDPWLSDDDLRLSTSEQNGVHYAEVRSGDAVAASGRVFVVGDTAVFDKIITEPAFQRRGLGSLIMRALAAQASGHDVRSGLLLASRDGQKLYSHLGWTTVARVLMLSASHDGSDLSLS, encoded by the coding sequence ATGAGTCCGGAAACCCTGGTTGAAGACATCACTGGCCTGCTCGAGGTGTGGGTTGCGGGCTGGGCCGGGTGTCGCGGCTACCAGACCACCACCGAGGGCCGCTTCCCTGCCGCGCTCCGGACTGATACCAGCGGCGAATGGGAAGTCTTCGCGTCAGAACCAACTGAAGACGAGTTCGCCGCGCTGGCTGCCAGGACGGCAGCATCCCCCGCCAAGGTACTGACCGTCCTCACCAACGATCCCTCCCGGTATGCGGCCATGGCAGGCCGGCATGGGCTCAACGTCACCTCCGACTCCCAGACGATGATGATCGTGGACATGGAGACCCAGGACACTGAGGACCCCTGGCTTTCCGACGACGATCTGAGGCTGTCCACTTCCGAACAGAATGGCGTCCACTACGCCGAGGTCAGGTCCGGAGACGCCGTGGCGGCCAGCGGCCGGGTGTTCGTGGTGGGTGACACCGCGGTGTTCGACAAGATCATTACGGAGCCGGCCTTCCAGCGCAGGGGCCTGGGCAGCCTCATCATGCGCGCCCTGGCGGCCCAGGCTTCCGGGCACGATGTCCGCAGCGGCCTCCTTCTGGCGTCCAGGGACGGGCAAAAGCTCTATTCGCACCTTGGCTGGACAACCGTTGCGCGGGTCCTGATGCTCTCGGCGTCCCATGACGGATCGGATCTCTCGCTGAGCTAA
- a CDS encoding Rv3654c family TadE-like protein, with product MMGNAEWRYHVKGRGNAVVVLKYAAAGLRHPAVGRSHRTAGRCGPGTRDGRERGSGTVLAAGLALVVMTAMAVMLLLAQSAVLASRAAAAADLAALAAADALRGITTGEPCSVAAEVAARHAATVLNCSEGVGQTVEVRTELVDCSLLGAATGRARAGPPP from the coding sequence ATGATGGGCAATGCTGAATGGCGGTATCACGTCAAGGGGCGGGGCAACGCCGTCGTGGTCCTGAAGTACGCCGCCGCCGGGTTGCGCCATCCCGCAGTCGGGCGCAGTCATCGCACCGCGGGCAGGTGCGGGCCGGGGACTCGTGATGGACGCGAACGCGGTTCCGGGACTGTCCTGGCCGCTGGGCTGGCACTGGTGGTCATGACGGCCATGGCCGTCATGCTGCTGCTGGCGCAGTCGGCGGTGCTGGCCAGCAGGGCGGCAGCGGCCGCGGACCTGGCGGCCCTTGCCGCAGCCGATGCCCTTCGCGGCATCACCACGGGTGAGCCCTGCAGTGTCGCCGCGGAGGTGGCCGCCCGCCACGCCGCCACGGTTCTTAACTGTTCAGAGGGCGTGGGCCAGACCGTTGAGGTGCGGACCGAGCTGGTGGATTGCTCGCTGCTGGGTGCCGCAACCGGCCGTGCCCGGGCAGGGCCTCCGCCGTAG
- the trhO gene encoding oxygen-dependent tRNA uridine(34) hydroxylase TrhO, with product MALNKIVLFYGFTPIADPDAVRLWQRALCEKLRLTGRIIISKDGINATVGGEIGAVKQYVKTTREYPGFRGIDVKWSDGGAEDFPRLSVKVRDEIVSFGAPGELTVDANGVVGGGKHLKPEELHQLVDARKKDGEDVVFFDGRNAFEAQIGRFKDAVVPDVATTHDFIKELDSGKYDSLKDKPVVTYCTGGIRCEVLSSLMVNRGFKEVYQLDGGIVRYGEAFKDQGLWEGSLYVFDKRMHLEFSEDAKTIGECARCSAPTSKFENCSNPSCRSLTLYCEECAASPETLRCPEGCAAA from the coding sequence GTGGCTTTGAACAAAATTGTGCTCTTTTACGGCTTCACCCCCATCGCTGATCCGGACGCCGTCCGGCTCTGGCAGCGCGCCCTCTGCGAGAAGCTGCGCCTCACCGGGCGCATCATCATCTCCAAGGACGGAATCAACGCCACGGTCGGTGGGGAAATCGGCGCGGTTAAGCAGTATGTCAAGACCACCCGCGAGTACCCCGGGTTCCGGGGAATCGACGTCAAATGGTCCGACGGCGGCGCGGAGGATTTCCCGCGGCTCAGCGTGAAGGTGCGGGACGAGATCGTCTCCTTCGGCGCACCGGGAGAACTCACGGTTGATGCCAACGGCGTGGTGGGCGGCGGCAAACACCTGAAGCCCGAAGAACTGCACCAGCTCGTGGACGCCAGGAAGAAGGACGGGGAGGATGTGGTCTTCTTCGACGGCCGCAACGCGTTTGAAGCGCAGATAGGCCGCTTCAAGGACGCTGTGGTCCCGGACGTCGCCACCACCCACGATTTCATCAAGGAACTCGACTCGGGAAAATACGACTCCCTGAAGGACAAGCCGGTGGTGACCTACTGCACCGGGGGCATCCGCTGCGAGGTGCTCTCCAGCCTGATGGTGAACCGCGGCTTTAAAGAGGTGTACCAGCTGGACGGGGGCATCGTCCGGTACGGGGAAGCCTTCAAGGACCAGGGCCTTTGGGAAGGCTCGCTCTATGTCTTCGACAAACGCATGCACCTGGAGTTCAGCGAGGACGCCAAGACCATTGGCGAGTGCGCCCGTTGCTCCGCGCCCACCAGCAAGTTCGAGAACTGCTCAAACCCCAGCTGCCGCTCCCTCACGCTGTACTGCGAAGAATGCGCGGCCAGCCCCGAGACGCTCCGCTGCCCGGAAGGCTGCGCCGCAGCCTGA
- a CDS encoding N5-glutamine methyltransferase family protein yields MPRSPYEFTAGNTPDAPRSDLPGLLAALAADLRRLEYTLDGVAGLLGPTASAALSRDQIIPALLAAERAVKEDNGVAPLAAVVRLWLLAEPQERETLDAALPDTGVEGLLELGLVQPVPGSGLLTAKADLRPYGWDRNDDGTGGAELWVASDLAAHQQAGVLRHDHVLGIGQASTTLVQTTVRRHTERALDLGTGCGIQAFHLLHHCQHVTATDISARALAYARFNILLNAEALSVDPDRLEDRVSLRLGSLLEPVAGEEFGLVVSNPPFVITPRSAGEDAADRFTYRDGGLPGDGIVSALVADLPGILAPGGSAQMLGNWEVPAGAGWDERPQSWIRPGTDAWFIQREQVSPEQYAETWLQDASESRDRQHYRDAYAAYLEDFASRNVAGIGFGMVWLRRPAAGDGAAISRFEEITYPIEQPIGPHLGAAVERSDWLAGHDLAGTHLLVADDVTEERHQRPGAEHPGVILLRQGAGLRRTNLMSTELAGFVSACDGDLTAGQIAAALEALLGGDAGSFQGALLADVANLVRDGFLIPAAVPA; encoded by the coding sequence GTGCCTAGATCCCCTTACGAGTTCACCGCCGGCAACACCCCCGACGCTCCCCGCAGCGACCTTCCCGGCCTGCTGGCGGCGCTCGCCGCAGACCTGCGCCGCCTCGAGTACACGCTGGACGGCGTGGCCGGGCTGCTGGGCCCTACGGCCTCCGCGGCACTGAGCCGGGACCAGATCATTCCCGCGCTGCTCGCTGCCGAGCGGGCAGTGAAGGAGGACAACGGGGTGGCCCCGCTTGCCGCCGTCGTCCGCCTCTGGCTCCTCGCCGAGCCCCAGGAACGGGAAACGCTCGACGCCGCGCTGCCGGACACAGGCGTTGAAGGCCTCCTTGAGCTCGGGCTGGTGCAGCCCGTACCCGGCTCGGGCCTGCTCACCGCCAAGGCGGACCTGCGGCCGTACGGCTGGGACAGGAATGACGACGGCACCGGCGGTGCCGAGCTCTGGGTGGCCAGCGACCTCGCGGCGCATCAGCAGGCGGGAGTGCTGCGGCACGACCACGTCCTGGGCATCGGGCAAGCATCCACCACCCTGGTGCAGACCACCGTCCGCCGCCACACCGAGCGCGCCCTGGACCTGGGGACCGGCTGCGGCATCCAAGCCTTCCATCTGCTGCACCACTGCCAGCATGTGACCGCCACCGACATTTCCGCGCGCGCCCTGGCCTACGCCCGGTTCAACATCCTGCTTAACGCAGAGGCGCTGTCCGTCGACCCGGACCGCCTCGAAGACCGGGTGAGCCTGCGCCTCGGTTCGCTCCTGGAGCCCGTGGCCGGTGAGGAATTCGGGCTGGTGGTCTCCAACCCGCCGTTCGTCATCACTCCGCGCAGTGCGGGGGAGGATGCAGCGGACCGATTCACCTACCGCGACGGCGGCCTGCCGGGCGACGGGATCGTTTCAGCCCTGGTGGCGGACCTGCCCGGCATCCTGGCACCCGGCGGGTCGGCCCAGATGCTGGGGAACTGGGAAGTTCCAGCCGGTGCCGGCTGGGACGAGCGGCCACAGTCATGGATACGGCCGGGGACCGACGCCTGGTTTATCCAGCGCGAGCAGGTCAGCCCCGAACAATACGCCGAAACCTGGCTGCAGGATGCCTCGGAGTCCCGGGACCGGCAGCACTACCGCGACGCCTACGCCGCCTACCTTGAAGACTTCGCCTCCAGGAATGTGGCGGGAATCGGATTCGGCATGGTGTGGCTGCGGCGTCCCGCTGCCGGCGACGGGGCCGCCATCAGCCGTTTCGAGGAAATCACCTACCCCATCGAGCAGCCCATCGGACCCCACTTGGGCGCCGCCGTCGAACGCAGCGACTGGCTGGCCGGGCACGACCTTGCCGGCACGCACCTGCTCGTGGCGGACGACGTCACCGAGGAGCGCCACCAGCGCCCCGGCGCCGAACACCCCGGGGTGATCCTGCTCCGGCAGGGCGCCGGGCTGCGCCGGACCAATCTGATGAGCACCGAACTGGCAGGCTTTGTGTCGGCGTGCGACGGCGACCTGACCGCCGGGCAGATCGCCGCCGCTTTGGAGGCCCTCCTGGGTGGAGACGCCGGGTCCTTCCAAGGTGCGCTGCTCGCCGACGTGGCCAACCTGGTCCGCGACGGCTTCCTCATTCCGGCAGCGGTTCCGGCCTGA